One segment of Cervus canadensis isolate Bull #8, Minnesota chromosome 32, ASM1932006v1, whole genome shotgun sequence DNA contains the following:
- the LOC122432818 gene encoding cytochrome P450 3A24 isoform X1, whose amino-acid sequence MELIPSFSVETWVLLATSLVLLYVYGTYSHGLFKKLGVPGPRPLPYFGNILSYRKGVCEFDEECFKKYGKMWGIFEGKQPLLVITDPDVIKTVLVKECYSVFTNRRVFGPLGIMKNAVSMAEDEQWKRIRTLLSPTFTSGKLKEMFPIIRQYGDVLVRNLRKEAEKGTSVDIKDVFGAYSMDVITSTSFGVNIDSLGNPQDPFVDNAKKLLRFNILDPFLLSVVLFPFLVPIFEVLNITIFPKSAVNFLTKSVKRIKESRLKDNQKPRVDLLQLMINSQNSKETDNHKALSDQELMAQSIIFIFAGYETTSNTLSFLLYILATHPDVQQKLQEEIDVTFPNKAPPTYDVLAQMEYLDMVVNETLRMFPIAVRLERFCKKDVEIHGVSIPKGTTATVPIFVLHRDPEFWPEPEEFRPERFNKKNKDSINPYVYLPFGTGPRNCIGMRFAIMNMKLAVVRVLQNFSFKPCKETQIPLKINSQGIIRPEKPIVLKVVLRDETISGA is encoded by the exons ATGGAGCTGATCCCAAGCTTTTCCGTGGAAACCTGGGTTCTCCTGGCTACCAGCCTGGTGCTTCTCTATGT ATATGGAACTTATTCACATGGACTGTTTAAGAAGCTGGGGGTTCCTGGGCCAAGACCTCTGCCTTATTTTGGAAACATTCTGTCCTACCGAAAG GGTGTTTGTGAGTTTGatgaagaatgttttaaaaagtatgggAAAATGTGGGG GATTTTTGAAGGTAAACAGCCTCTGTTGGTTATCACAGATCCAGATGTGATCAAAACAGTACTGGTGAAAGAATGTTATTCTGTCTTCACAAACCGGAGG GTTTTTGGTCCATTGGGAATTATGAAAAATGCTGTTTCTATGGCTGAGGATGAACAATGGAAGAGAATACGGACATTGCTGTCTCCAACCTTCACCAGTGGGAAGCTCAAGGAG ATGTTCCCTATCATTAGACAGTATGGAGATGTGTTGGTGAGGAACCtgaggaaggaagcagagaaaggcaCGTCCGTCGACATAAAAGA CGTCTTTGGGGCCTACAGCATGGATGTGATTACTAGCACATCATTTGGAGTGAATATTGATTCCCTTGGCAACCCACAAGATCCCTTTGTGGACAATGCCAAGAAGCTCTTAAGGTTTAATATCCTTGATCCATTTCTTCTCTCAGTAG TACTCTTTCCATTCCTTGTCCCAATCTTTGAAGTATTAAATATCACCATATTTCCAAAAAGCGCTGTGAATTTTTTGACAAAATCTgtaaaaaggataaaagaaagtCGCCTCAAAGATAATCAAAAG CCACGTGTGGACTTGCTTCAGTTGATGATTAACTCTCAGAATTCCAAAGAAACAGACAATCATAAAG CTCTCTCTGACCAAGAACTCATGGCCCAaagtattatctttatttttgctgGCTATGAGACCACTAGCAatactctttccttccttttgtatattttggcCACTCACCCTGATGTTCAGCAGAAGTTGCAGGAGGAAATCGACGTGACTTTCCCCAATAAG GCGCCTCCAACCTACGATGTCCTGGCACAGATGGAGTATCTTGACATGGTGGTGAATGAGACTCTCAGAATGTTCCCAATTGCTGTTAGACTGGAGAGGTTCTGTAAGAAGGATGTGGAAATCCATGGGGTGTCCATTCCCAAAGGGACAACAGCAACAGTACCAATCTTCGTGCTTCACAGAGACCCAGAGTTCTGGCCAGAGCCTGAGGAGTTCCGTCCTGAAAG GTTCAATAAGAAGAACAAGGACAGCATAAATCCTTATGTATACCTGCCTTTTGGAACTGGACCCCGAAATTGCATTGGTATGAGGTTTGCCATCATGAATATGAAACTTGCTGTTGTCAGAGTCCTGCAGAACTTCTCCTTCAAACCTTGTAAAGAAACACAG ATCCCCTTGAAAATAAACAGTCAAGGCATTATAAGACCAGAAAAACCCATTGTTCTGAAGGTTGTGCTCAGAGATGAGACCATAAGTGGAGCTTGA
- the LOC122432818 gene encoding cytochrome P450 3A24 isoform X2 translates to MWGIFEGKQPLLVITDPDVIKTVLVKECYSVFTNRRVFGPLGIMKNAVSMAEDEQWKRIRTLLSPTFTSGKLKEMFPIIRQYGDVLVRNLRKEAEKGTSVDIKDVFGAYSMDVITSTSFGVNIDSLGNPQDPFVDNAKKLLRFNILDPFLLSVVLFPFLVPIFEVLNITIFPKSAVNFLTKSVKRIKESRLKDNQKPRVDLLQLMINSQNSKETDNHKALSDQELMAQSIIFIFAGYETTSNTLSFLLYILATHPDVQQKLQEEIDVTFPNKAPPTYDVLAQMEYLDMVVNETLRMFPIAVRLERFCKKDVEIHGVSIPKGTTATVPIFVLHRDPEFWPEPEEFRPERFNKKNKDSINPYVYLPFGTGPRNCIGMRFAIMNMKLAVVRVLQNFSFKPCKETQIPLKINSQGIIRPEKPIVLKVVLRDETISGA, encoded by the exons ATGTGGGG GATTTTTGAAGGTAAACAGCCTCTGTTGGTTATCACAGATCCAGATGTGATCAAAACAGTACTGGTGAAAGAATGTTATTCTGTCTTCACAAACCGGAGG GTTTTTGGTCCATTGGGAATTATGAAAAATGCTGTTTCTATGGCTGAGGATGAACAATGGAAGAGAATACGGACATTGCTGTCTCCAACCTTCACCAGTGGGAAGCTCAAGGAG ATGTTCCCTATCATTAGACAGTATGGAGATGTGTTGGTGAGGAACCtgaggaaggaagcagagaaaggcaCGTCCGTCGACATAAAAGA CGTCTTTGGGGCCTACAGCATGGATGTGATTACTAGCACATCATTTGGAGTGAATATTGATTCCCTTGGCAACCCACAAGATCCCTTTGTGGACAATGCCAAGAAGCTCTTAAGGTTTAATATCCTTGATCCATTTCTTCTCTCAGTAG TACTCTTTCCATTCCTTGTCCCAATCTTTGAAGTATTAAATATCACCATATTTCCAAAAAGCGCTGTGAATTTTTTGACAAAATCTgtaaaaaggataaaagaaagtCGCCTCAAAGATAATCAAAAG CCACGTGTGGACTTGCTTCAGTTGATGATTAACTCTCAGAATTCCAAAGAAACAGACAATCATAAAG CTCTCTCTGACCAAGAACTCATGGCCCAaagtattatctttatttttgctgGCTATGAGACCACTAGCAatactctttccttccttttgtatattttggcCACTCACCCTGATGTTCAGCAGAAGTTGCAGGAGGAAATCGACGTGACTTTCCCCAATAAG GCGCCTCCAACCTACGATGTCCTGGCACAGATGGAGTATCTTGACATGGTGGTGAATGAGACTCTCAGAATGTTCCCAATTGCTGTTAGACTGGAGAGGTTCTGTAAGAAGGATGTGGAAATCCATGGGGTGTCCATTCCCAAAGGGACAACAGCAACAGTACCAATCTTCGTGCTTCACAGAGACCCAGAGTTCTGGCCAGAGCCTGAGGAGTTCCGTCCTGAAAG GTTCAATAAGAAGAACAAGGACAGCATAAATCCTTATGTATACCTGCCTTTTGGAACTGGACCCCGAAATTGCATTGGTATGAGGTTTGCCATCATGAATATGAAACTTGCTGTTGTCAGAGTCCTGCAGAACTTCTCCTTCAAACCTTGTAAAGAAACACAG ATCCCCTTGAAAATAAACAGTCAAGGCATTATAAGACCAGAAAAACCCATTGTTCTGAAGGTTGTGCTCAGAGATGAGACCATAAGTGGAGCTTGA